The Bemisia tabaci chromosome 5, PGI_BMITA_v3 genome includes a window with the following:
- the LOC109039182 gene encoding uncharacterized protein isoform X2 produces MASVPVLLSMVLQTYSVSVVSMAHSLHLLGFPPRKVRSRKNKENMERTDSPESMEMESTKGTESTKKTRRTKSTKTKSTKSKKPKSTRSTKTKSTKAKSTKITKTKKTPTPKIKKSTRNTRRPRISKNTESTKISKTTEVIGSTEILTTTRHGKTRSRPKNISPFDAIFRENEIVPQIVNNTPIYKCEVEYGKERIHFGNNMTADQIAEKPTLVKWPTQSGAFYTLLMFGPDVPTREKSCEMMWRHWAVGNIPKNDIHKGDTLVEYENIEPFYRAGFHRILFFIYKQPGRRRLNFTSSKGVIKKGAKWEVRGVWYIERFLAKFNLTEPIAANFFFLYDLNPHPEIPQVTVDPLSLIR; encoded by the exons ATGGCTTCCGTCCCCGTATTGCTATCCATGGTTTTGCAGACGTATTCGGTGTCCGTGGTATCTATGGCACATTCGTTGCATTTGCTCGGTTTTCCCCCGAGGAAAGTGAGAAGcaggaaaaacaaggaaaacatgGAAAGAACGGATAGCCCGGAAAGTATGGAGATGGAAAGCACGAAAGGCACAGAAAGCACAAAGAAAACAAGACGCACGAAAAGCACAAAAACTAAAAGCACGAAAAGCAAAAAACCCAAAAGCACGAGAAGCACAAAAACCAAAAGCACAAAAGCCAAAAGCACGAAAatcacaaaaacaaaaaaaacaccaacaccaaaaatcaagaaaagcaCAAGGAACACGAGGCGTCCGCGAATAAGTAAAAACACGGAaagcaccaaaatttcaaaaaccacTGAAGTTATTGGAAGCACAGAAATTTTAACAACCACAAGGCACGGAAAGACGAGGTCAAGACCTAAAAATATATCACCTTTTGatgcaatttttagagaaaatgaaATAGTGCCACAGATCGTTAATAACACACCAATATACAAATGTGAG GTTGAATATGGCAAGGAGAGAATACATTTTGGGAACAACATGACGGCAGATCAAATCGCAGAAAAACCAACGTTAGTCAAGTGGCCTACGCAGAGTGGTGCTTTTTATACTCTTCTCATGTTTG GACCTGATGTCCCAACGCGGGAGAAATCTTGTGAGATGATGTGGCGACATTGGGCAGTTGGGAATATCCCAAAGAATGACATCCATAAAGGAGACACCTTAGTCGAATACGAAAATATCGAGCCTTTCTACAGGGCAG GTTTTCACAGgatattgttttttatttacaaaCAGCCAGGAAGAAGGAGATTGAACTTCACATCAAGTAAAGGGGTTATTAAGAAAGG AGCGAAATGGGAAGTGCGAGGAGTCTGGTATATTGAGCGTTTTCTCGCCAAATTCAATCTGACCGAACCAATAGCAGcgaactttttctttctttatgatTTGAATCCTCATCCCGAAATTCCACAAGTTACTGTAGATCCACTGTCACTAATTCGATGA
- the LOC109039182 gene encoding uncharacterized protein isoform X1 yields the protein MIILTLRFIIMASVPVLLSMVLQTYSVSVVSMAHSLHLLGFPPRKVRSRKNKENMERTDSPESMEMESTKGTESTKKTRRTKSTKTKSTKSKKPKSTRSTKTKSTKAKSTKITKTKKTPTPKIKKSTRNTRRPRISKNTESTKISKTTEVIGSTEILTTTRHGKTRSRPKNISPFDAIFRENEIVPQIVNNTPIYKCEVEYGKERIHFGNNMTADQIAEKPTLVKWPTQSGAFYTLLMFGPDVPTREKSCEMMWRHWAVGNIPKNDIHKGDTLVEYENIEPFYRAGFHRILFFIYKQPGRRRLNFTSSKGVIKKGAKWEVRGVWYIERFLAKFNLTEPIAANFFFLYDLNPHPEIPQVTVDPLSLIR from the exons ATGATTATTTTGACATTGC gatTCATTATCATGGCTTCCGTCCCCGTATTGCTATCCATGGTTTTGCAGACGTATTCGGTGTCCGTGGTATCTATGGCACATTCGTTGCATTTGCTCGGTTTTCCCCCGAGGAAAGTGAGAAGcaggaaaaacaaggaaaacatgGAAAGAACGGATAGCCCGGAAAGTATGGAGATGGAAAGCACGAAAGGCACAGAAAGCACAAAGAAAACAAGACGCACGAAAAGCACAAAAACTAAAAGCACGAAAAGCAAAAAACCCAAAAGCACGAGAAGCACAAAAACCAAAAGCACAAAAGCCAAAAGCACGAAAatcacaaaaacaaaaaaaacaccaacaccaaaaatcaagaaaagcaCAAGGAACACGAGGCGTCCGCGAATAAGTAAAAACACGGAaagcaccaaaatttcaaaaaccacTGAAGTTATTGGAAGCACAGAAATTTTAACAACCACAAGGCACGGAAAGACGAGGTCAAGACCTAAAAATATATCACCTTTTGatgcaatttttagagaaaatgaaATAGTGCCACAGATCGTTAATAACACACCAATATACAAATGTGAG GTTGAATATGGCAAGGAGAGAATACATTTTGGGAACAACATGACGGCAGATCAAATCGCAGAAAAACCAACGTTAGTCAAGTGGCCTACGCAGAGTGGTGCTTTTTATACTCTTCTCATGTTTG GACCTGATGTCCCAACGCGGGAGAAATCTTGTGAGATGATGTGGCGACATTGGGCAGTTGGGAATATCCCAAAGAATGACATCCATAAAGGAGACACCTTAGTCGAATACGAAAATATCGAGCCTTTCTACAGGGCAG GTTTTCACAGgatattgttttttatttacaaaCAGCCAGGAAGAAGGAGATTGAACTTCACATCAAGTAAAGGGGTTATTAAGAAAGG AGCGAAATGGGAAGTGCGAGGAGTCTGGTATATTGAGCGTTTTCTCGCCAAATTCAATCTGACCGAACCAATAGCAGcgaactttttctttctttatgatTTGAATCCTCATCCCGAAATTCCACAAGTTACTGTAGATCCACTGTCACTAATTCGATGA
- the LOC109039182 gene encoding uncharacterized protein isoform X3, whose protein sequence is MAHSLHLLGFPPRKVRSRKNKENMERTDSPESMEMESTKGTESTKKTRRTKSTKTKSTKSKKPKSTRSTKTKSTKAKSTKITKTKKTPTPKIKKSTRNTRRPRISKNTESTKISKTTEVIGSTEILTTTRHGKTRSRPKNISPFDAIFRENEIVPQIVNNTPIYKCEVEYGKERIHFGNNMTADQIAEKPTLVKWPTQSGAFYTLLMFGPDVPTREKSCEMMWRHWAVGNIPKNDIHKGDTLVEYENIEPFYRAGFHRILFFIYKQPGRRRLNFTSSKGVIKKGAKWEVRGVWYIERFLAKFNLTEPIAANFFFLYDLNPHPEIPQVTVDPLSLIR, encoded by the exons ATGGCACATTCGTTGCATTTGCTCGGTTTTCCCCCGAGGAAAGTGAGAAGcaggaaaaacaaggaaaacatgGAAAGAACGGATAGCCCGGAAAGTATGGAGATGGAAAGCACGAAAGGCACAGAAAGCACAAAGAAAACAAGACGCACGAAAAGCACAAAAACTAAAAGCACGAAAAGCAAAAAACCCAAAAGCACGAGAAGCACAAAAACCAAAAGCACAAAAGCCAAAAGCACGAAAatcacaaaaacaaaaaaaacaccaacaccaaaaatcaagaaaagcaCAAGGAACACGAGGCGTCCGCGAATAAGTAAAAACACGGAaagcaccaaaatttcaaaaaccacTGAAGTTATTGGAAGCACAGAAATTTTAACAACCACAAGGCACGGAAAGACGAGGTCAAGACCTAAAAATATATCACCTTTTGatgcaatttttagagaaaatgaaATAGTGCCACAGATCGTTAATAACACACCAATATACAAATGTGAG GTTGAATATGGCAAGGAGAGAATACATTTTGGGAACAACATGACGGCAGATCAAATCGCAGAAAAACCAACGTTAGTCAAGTGGCCTACGCAGAGTGGTGCTTTTTATACTCTTCTCATGTTTG GACCTGATGTCCCAACGCGGGAGAAATCTTGTGAGATGATGTGGCGACATTGGGCAGTTGGGAATATCCCAAAGAATGACATCCATAAAGGAGACACCTTAGTCGAATACGAAAATATCGAGCCTTTCTACAGGGCAG GTTTTCACAGgatattgttttttatttacaaaCAGCCAGGAAGAAGGAGATTGAACTTCACATCAAGTAAAGGGGTTATTAAGAAAGG AGCGAAATGGGAAGTGCGAGGAGTCTGGTATATTGAGCGTTTTCTCGCCAAATTCAATCTGACCGAACCAATAGCAGcgaactttttctttctttatgatTTGAATCCTCATCCCGAAATTCCACAAGTTACTGTAGATCCACTGTCACTAATTCGATGA
- the LOC109039182 gene encoding uncharacterized protein isoform X4, which translates to MIILTLRFIIMASVPVLLSMVLQTYSVSVVSMAHSLHLLGFPPRKVRSRKNKENMERTDSPESMEMESTKGTESTKKTRRTKSTKTKSTKSKKPKSTRSTKTKSTKAKSTKITKTKKTPTPKIKKSTRNTRRPRISKNTESTKISKTTEVIGSTEILTTTRHGKTRSRPKNISPFDAIFRENEIVPQIVNNTPIYKCEVEYGKERIHFGNNMTADQIAEKPTLVKWPTQSGAFYTLLMFGFHRILFFIYKQPGRRRLNFTSSKGVIKKGAKWEVRGVWYIERFLAKFNLTEPIAANFFFLYDLNPHPEIPQVTVDPLSLIR; encoded by the exons ATGATTATTTTGACATTGC gatTCATTATCATGGCTTCCGTCCCCGTATTGCTATCCATGGTTTTGCAGACGTATTCGGTGTCCGTGGTATCTATGGCACATTCGTTGCATTTGCTCGGTTTTCCCCCGAGGAAAGTGAGAAGcaggaaaaacaaggaaaacatgGAAAGAACGGATAGCCCGGAAAGTATGGAGATGGAAAGCACGAAAGGCACAGAAAGCACAAAGAAAACAAGACGCACGAAAAGCACAAAAACTAAAAGCACGAAAAGCAAAAAACCCAAAAGCACGAGAAGCACAAAAACCAAAAGCACAAAAGCCAAAAGCACGAAAatcacaaaaacaaaaaaaacaccaacaccaaaaatcaagaaaagcaCAAGGAACACGAGGCGTCCGCGAATAAGTAAAAACACGGAaagcaccaaaatttcaaaaaccacTGAAGTTATTGGAAGCACAGAAATTTTAACAACCACAAGGCACGGAAAGACGAGGTCAAGACCTAAAAATATATCACCTTTTGatgcaatttttagagaaaatgaaATAGTGCCACAGATCGTTAATAACACACCAATATACAAATGTGAG GTTGAATATGGCAAGGAGAGAATACATTTTGGGAACAACATGACGGCAGATCAAATCGCAGAAAAACCAACGTTAGTCAAGTGGCCTACGCAGAGTGGTGCTTTTTATACTCTTCTCATGTTTG GTTTTCACAGgatattgttttttatttacaaaCAGCCAGGAAGAAGGAGATTGAACTTCACATCAAGTAAAGGGGTTATTAAGAAAGG AGCGAAATGGGAAGTGCGAGGAGTCTGGTATATTGAGCGTTTTCTCGCCAAATTCAATCTGACCGAACCAATAGCAGcgaactttttctttctttatgatTTGAATCCTCATCCCGAAATTCCACAAGTTACTGTAGATCCACTGTCACTAATTCGATGA